A part of Rattus rattus isolate New Zealand chromosome 6, Rrattus_CSIRO_v1, whole genome shotgun sequence genomic DNA contains:
- the Asb10 gene encoding ankyrin repeat and SOCS box protein 10 isoform X2: MPRGGHSPHCRRHHLECFPSAPTCQIWKAQTFPARRTPGSSPLLCRDMALQNALYTGDLARLQDLFPPHSTADLLLESRSAEPRWSSHERGLWSLTFEEELTTPLHVAASRGHTEVLQLLLRRRAKPDSAPGGRTALHEACAAGHAACVHVLLVAGADPNTPDQDGKRPLHLCRGPGILECVELLLKFGAQVDGRSEDEEETPLHVAARLGHVELADLLLRWGACPHVRNSEGWTPLLTACDARCQSPTDAEATSNRCFQLCSLLLSVGADADAANQDKQRPLHLACRHGHSAVVQLLLSCGVSANAMDYGGHTPLHCALLGPTTALAHSPEHIVRDLLNYGAVRVWPGALPKVLDRWCMSPRTIEVLMNTYRVVQLPEEAKGLVPPEILQKHCGFYSSLFALVKQPRSLQHLCRWALRTHLEGRLPHALPRLPLPPRMLRYLQLDFEDLLY; the protein is encoded by the exons ATGCCCAGGGGAGGACACTCGCCTCACTGCAGGAGACACCATCTGGAGTGCTTCCCCTCTGCTCCTACCTGCCAGATCTGGAAAGCTCAGACCTTCCCAGCCCGGAGGACCCCTGGGTCATCACCACTGCTGTGCCGTGACATGGCTCTGCAAAATGCACTGTACACTGGGGACCTGGCAAGGCTGCAGGACCTGTTTCCCCCTCACAGCACGGCTGACTTGCTGCTGGAGAGCCGGTCAGCTGAGCCTCGCTGGAGCAGCCACGAGAGGG gACTCTGGTCTCTGACATTTGAAGAGGAACTGACCACTCCACTGCACGTGGCAGCCAGCCGTGGCCACACTGAAGTTCTTCAGTTGCTGCTAAGGCGCCGAGCAAAGCCGGACAGTGCCCCCGGGGGCCGCACTGCCCTGCATGAGGCCTGTGCTGCGGGTCACGCCGCCTGTGTGCACGTGCTGTTGGTGGCTGGAGCAGACCCCAACACTCCTGACCAGGATGGCAAACGCCCTCTGCATCTCTGCCGGGGGCCTGGTATCCTTGA GTGTGTAGAGTTGCTCCTGAAGTTTGGGGCACAAGTAGACGGTCGGtctgaagatgaagaggagacCCCTTTGCACGTAGCTGCCCGGCTTGGCCACGTGGAACTAGCAGATCTGCTCCTGAGATGGGGTGCATGTCCTCATGTCCGCAATTCTGAAGGTTGGACACCACTGCTGACTGCCTGTGACGCCCGCTGCCAATCCCCAACGGATGCCGAGGCCACCTCCAACCGCTGTTTTCAACTGTGCAGCTTGCTGCTGTCGGTGGGGGCAGATGCTGATGCTGCCAACCAGGACAAGCAGAGGCCCCTGCACCTGGCCTGCCGCCATGGCCACTCAGCCGTTGTACAACTGCTCCTGTCCTGTGGCGTCAGTGCTAATGCCATGGACTATGGGGGACACACGCCTCTGCACTGTGCTCTGCTCGGTCCAACTACAGCACTGGCCCACAGCCCTGAACACATCGTGCGGGATCTACTCAATTATGGTGCTGTCAGAGTGTGGCCAGGGGCACTCCCCAAG GTGCTGGATCGCTGGTGCATGTCGCCACGCACCATCGAGGTCCTGATGAACACATACCGTGTAGTTCAGCTTCCTGAGGAGGCCAAGGGCTTGGTGCCACCTGAGATCCTACAG AAGCACTGTGGATTCTACTCTTCCCTCTTCGCTTTGGTGAAGCAACCCAGGTCGCTGCAGCACCTCTGCCGCTGGGCGCTCCGCACTCACCTGGAGGGCCGCCTGCCCCACGCCCTTCCACGGCTTCCCCTGCCACCGCGCATGCTCCGCTACCTGCAGCTGGACTTTGAAGATCTGCTCTACTAG
- the Asb10 gene encoding ankyrin repeat and SOCS box protein 10 isoform X1 yields the protein MSWSPEECRDQGEPRGNRYSLCARLVEKPDRGPEENPEPGLGPIIVRKASGPALAFWQAVLVGDVGSVSQILSDSSTGLAPDSTFDTSDPERWRDYRFNIRALRLWSLTFEEELTTPLHVAASRGHTEVLQLLLRRRAKPDSAPGGRTALHEACAAGHAACVHVLLVAGADPNTPDQDGKRPLHLCRGPGILECVELLLKFGAQVDGRSEDEEETPLHVAARLGHVELADLLLRWGACPHVRNSEGWTPLLTACDARCQSPTDAEATSNRCFQLCSLLLSVGADADAANQDKQRPLHLACRHGHSAVVQLLLSCGVSANAMDYGGHTPLHCALLGPTTALAHSPEHIVRDLLNYGAVRVWPGALPKVLDRWCMSPRTIEVLMNTYRVVQLPEEAKGLVPPEILQKHCGFYSSLFALVKQPRSLQHLCRWALRTHLEGRLPHALPRLPLPPRMLRYLQLDFEDLLY from the exons ATGAGTTGGTCCCCAGAGGAGTGCAGGGACCAGGGAGAGCCTCGGGGTAACAGATACAGCCTCTGTGCCAGGCTGGTGGAGAAACCCGACAGAGGCCCTGAGGAGAATCCTGAACCTGGCCTGGGACCTATCATCGTCCGCAAGGCTTCAGGACCTGCCCTTGCCTTCTGGCAGGCAGTGCTTGTTGGGGATGTGGGCTCTGTCTCTCAAATCCTCTCGGACTCCAGCACTGGTCTGGCTCCTGATTCTACCTTTGATACCAGCGACCCAGAGCGATGGAGAGATTACCGCTTCAACATCCGTGCTCTGA gACTCTGGTCTCTGACATTTGAAGAGGAACTGACCACTCCACTGCACGTGGCAGCCAGCCGTGGCCACACTGAAGTTCTTCAGTTGCTGCTAAGGCGCCGAGCAAAGCCGGACAGTGCCCCCGGGGGCCGCACTGCCCTGCATGAGGCCTGTGCTGCGGGTCACGCCGCCTGTGTGCACGTGCTGTTGGTGGCTGGAGCAGACCCCAACACTCCTGACCAGGATGGCAAACGCCCTCTGCATCTCTGCCGGGGGCCTGGTATCCTTGA GTGTGTAGAGTTGCTCCTGAAGTTTGGGGCACAAGTAGACGGTCGGtctgaagatgaagaggagacCCCTTTGCACGTAGCTGCCCGGCTTGGCCACGTGGAACTAGCAGATCTGCTCCTGAGATGGGGTGCATGTCCTCATGTCCGCAATTCTGAAGGTTGGACACCACTGCTGACTGCCTGTGACGCCCGCTGCCAATCCCCAACGGATGCCGAGGCCACCTCCAACCGCTGTTTTCAACTGTGCAGCTTGCTGCTGTCGGTGGGGGCAGATGCTGATGCTGCCAACCAGGACAAGCAGAGGCCCCTGCACCTGGCCTGCCGCCATGGCCACTCAGCCGTTGTACAACTGCTCCTGTCCTGTGGCGTCAGTGCTAATGCCATGGACTATGGGGGACACACGCCTCTGCACTGTGCTCTGCTCGGTCCAACTACAGCACTGGCCCACAGCCCTGAACACATCGTGCGGGATCTACTCAATTATGGTGCTGTCAGAGTGTGGCCAGGGGCACTCCCCAAG GTGCTGGATCGCTGGTGCATGTCGCCACGCACCATCGAGGTCCTGATGAACACATACCGTGTAGTTCAGCTTCCTGAGGAGGCCAAGGGCTTGGTGCCACCTGAGATCCTACAG AAGCACTGTGGATTCTACTCTTCCCTCTTCGCTTTGGTGAAGCAACCCAGGTCGCTGCAGCACCTCTGCCGCTGGGCGCTCCGCACTCACCTGGAGGGCCGCCTGCCCCACGCCCTTCCACGGCTTCCCCTGCCACCGCGCATGCTCCGCTACCTGCAGCTGGACTTTGAAGATCTGCTCTACTAG